One genomic window of Devosia salina includes the following:
- a CDS encoding manganese efflux pump MntP family protein: MSPVAVLLLSASMSVDAFAVAVGRGATETRGRLTEALRTGLVFGIVEAITPLLGWLAGIAAAGWVASFDHWLAFALLAAVGLHMIYGPFRPDEPGEAAPKKASLLILIVTALGTSVDAMAVGLSLAFIDLDLRGILAVSLGVGITTFVFAVIGMSLGNVIGSRFGKIAEVIAGLVLFAIGSVILWEHLVGA, from the coding sequence ATGTCCCCCGTTGCTGTCTTGCTGCTCTCAGCAAGTATGTCCGTCGATGCTTTCGCCGTTGCTGTTGGCCGCGGTGCCACAGAAACCCGCGGTCGCTTGACCGAAGCGCTCCGCACGGGGCTGGTGTTCGGTATCGTCGAAGCCATCACCCCACTCCTCGGCTGGCTGGCTGGTATCGCCGCCGCCGGTTGGGTAGCGAGTTTCGATCACTGGTTGGCCTTCGCTCTGCTGGCCGCTGTGGGTCTGCACATGATCTACGGCCCTTTTAGGCCTGACGAACCCGGGGAAGCGGCGCCAAAGAAGGCCTCGCTGTTGATCCTAATAGTCACGGCGCTTGGCACCAGCGTTGATGCCATGGCCGTAGGGCTGTCGCTAGCGTTCATCGATCTGGATCTCAGAGGCATCCTTGCCGTCAGCCTTGGCGTCGGGATAACGACCTTCGTGTTTGCCGTCATCGGCATGAGCCTTGGAAACGTCATCGGAAGTCGTTTCGGGAAGATTGCCGAGGTGATCGCCGGACTAGTTTTGTTTGCTATCGGCTCCGTGATCCTGTGGGAACATCTGGTGGGTGCTTAA
- a CDS encoding PepSY domain-containing protein yields the protein MNKRIALAATLLAGIVGATSIVPAMAENHTAADKAEVQAMADVKLTVAEASAAAEAQFGGKVVEVSLDVVNGKPIYDVSLIGTDGTETEAMVDAVTGAVAAAPAEQADDETGGQTEDGEQGGENGEANEGAEGNEAQ from the coding sequence ATGAATAAGCGCATCGCACTTGCTGCAACCCTGCTCGCGGGCATCGTGGGCGCCACTTCCATCGTGCCGGCGATGGCCGAGAACCACACTGCTGCCGACAAGGCCGAAGTCCAGGCGATGGCCGACGTCAAGCTGACGGTGGCTGAGGCCTCGGCTGCTGCTGAGGCCCAGTTCGGCGGCAAGGTGGTTGAAGTGTCCCTCGATGTCGTCAACGGCAAGCCCATCTACGACGTAAGCCTGATCGGAACCGACGGAACTGAAACCGAAGCGATGGTCGATGCCGTGACCGGCGCCGTTGCAGCCGCTCCGGCCGAGCAGGCCGACGATGAAACTGGCGGCCAGACCGAGGACGGCGAACAGGGTGGCGAGAACGGCGAGGCCAATGAGGGCGCCGAAGGCAACGAAGCCCAGTAA
- a CDS encoding DUF421 domain-containing protein: MSWVDSVQAQLWQAVGSPAIVIFTALRVAVVFVVVLGLLRISGKRVLGQFTPFDLVALLLISNVVQNAMIGPDTSVVGGLLGAAVILALNRLVSNDDRLRHFLEGSPTLLVENGRLLEGNLRKERISAAEMQSALREHGVATIGDVASAVLETDGTISVCQVGHPSVKRLRTVRSSRNR, from the coding sequence TTGAGTTGGGTCGACTCGGTGCAAGCGCAGCTTTGGCAGGCGGTAGGAAGCCCGGCGATCGTCATCTTCACGGCGCTGCGGGTCGCTGTCGTGTTCGTGGTCGTCCTCGGTTTATTGAGGATATCCGGCAAGCGGGTGCTTGGGCAGTTCACTCCGTTCGACCTCGTGGCCCTCCTGCTGATTTCCAACGTCGTGCAGAATGCGATGATCGGTCCGGACACCAGCGTCGTCGGCGGCCTCTTGGGCGCCGCGGTTATCCTCGCGCTGAACCGATTGGTGTCCAATGACGACCGGTTGAGGCACTTCCTGGAAGGCAGCCCGACCCTGCTGGTCGAGAACGGCCGCTTGCTAGAGGGGAACCTGCGTAAGGAGAGGATCAGCGCGGCCGAGATGCAGTCGGCTTTGCGCGAGCACGGCGTCGCCACGATCGGCGACGTAGCGTCCGCGGTGCTCGAGACCGATGGCACGATATCCGTATGCCAGGTGGGGCATCCTTCGGTAAAGCGGCTGCGGACGGTCCGGTCGAGCAGGAACCGCTAG
- a CDS encoding ABC transporter ATP-binding protein has protein sequence MNTFVVETRQLTKRYGDRAAVKDLTLTVERGEVFGFLGHNGAGKTTTIHMLTTLLKPTSGTALVCGKSVTEQSLQARRHIGYVPENVRLYDTMTARANLLFFARLSGVENPERRIDETLDFLECRDLAPRLVGSFSKGLRQRIGLAQAILHRPDVLFLDEPTSGLDPMGIKTLRDLIIRLNREFGTTIFMNTHLISEISRTCTSIGVLNQGELVFRDTIDKVTQRYGSESSLEELYLSVTPVQVKGAA, from the coding sequence ATGAACACCTTTGTCGTCGAAACCAGACAGTTGACCAAGCGGTACGGCGACCGCGCCGCGGTCAAGGACCTGACGCTTACCGTCGAGCGCGGGGAGGTGTTCGGCTTCCTCGGGCACAATGGCGCGGGGAAGACCACCACCATTCATATGCTGACGACGTTGCTCAAGCCCACCTCGGGGACCGCGCTCGTCTGCGGCAAGTCCGTCACAGAACAGAGCCTCCAGGCGCGTCGCCACATCGGCTACGTGCCCGAGAACGTCCGGTTGTACGACACGATGACCGCCCGGGCCAACCTGCTGTTCTTCGCACGGCTTTCAGGCGTCGAGAACCCAGAGCGTCGTATCGACGAGACCCTCGACTTCCTCGAATGCCGCGACCTGGCTCCACGCCTCGTCGGCTCCTTTTCCAAGGGGCTGCGCCAGCGCATCGGTCTCGCCCAGGCGATACTGCATCGTCCCGATGTGCTCTTCCTCGATGAGCCGACCTCGGGCCTCGACCCGATGGGCATCAAGACGCTGCGTGACCTGATCATCCGCCTCAACCGCGAGTTCGGCACCACGATCTTCATGAACACGCACCTGATCAGCGAGATATCCCGCACCTGCACCAGCATCGGCGTGCTCAACCAGGGCGAACTCGTGTTCCGCGACACCATCGACAAGGTCACCCAGCGATACGGCAGCGAAAGCTCCCTCGAGGAACTCTACCTGTCGGTCACGCCGGTACAGGTCAAAGGGGCGGCATGA
- a CDS encoding DsbA family protein — MNKRLTVVAVAVVAIVAFGLAAWLYRPAPTPNASPVVATIEEAGYVRPHSPVIGPTDAPVTITEFFDPSCEACRAFYPIIKQIMDRHPDQVRLVLRYAPFHQGSDTAVKILEAARLQDKFIPVLEALLARQPEWAVHGDPNLDLAWKIAGEAGLDVELARQDVMRPGMTGVLNADMADVERLGVQQTPTFFVNGKAPASTDPQALADLVASEVEATQ; from the coding sequence ATGAACAAGCGCCTGACCGTCGTCGCGGTCGCCGTTGTCGCCATCGTCGCCTTCGGACTGGCCGCCTGGCTCTACCGGCCCGCGCCCACACCAAATGCATCGCCCGTCGTGGCGACAATCGAGGAAGCCGGATACGTCCGACCCCACTCGCCGGTGATCGGCCCCACCGATGCGCCGGTGACCATCACAGAGTTCTTCGACCCCAGCTGCGAGGCGTGTCGGGCCTTCTACCCGATCATCAAGCAGATCATGGACCGCCACCCGGACCAGGTAAGACTGGTGCTGCGCTACGCACCCTTCCACCAGGGGTCGGACACTGCCGTGAAGATCCTTGAGGCAGCGAGACTGCAGGACAAATTCATTCCTGTGCTGGAAGCCCTGCTCGCGCGACAGCCGGAATGGGCGGTGCATGGTGACCCGAACCTCGACCTTGCCTGGAAGATCGCTGGCGAAGCCGGACTCGATGTCGAACTGGCCCGGCAGGATGTCATGCGCCCCGGCATGACCGGTGTGCTCAATGCCGACATGGCCGATGTGGAGCGCCTCGGCGTGCAGCAGACGCCCACCTTCTTTGTCAACGGCAAGGCGCCAGCGAGCACCGATCCGCAAGCCCTTGCCGATCTGGTCGCGAGCGAGGTCGAAGCTACGCAATGA
- a CDS encoding cation transporter — MNNLSDAGSVLVSYIAWRIAQRAANERRTFGYARAETVGALINLTTLIMIGLYPLALRRARKTSGLLQMLPTTIVNSLIRLTFCENLSR; from the coding sequence GTGAACAATCTCTCGGATGCCGGCTCGGTGCTGGTCTCCTACATCGCCTGGCGCATTGCCCAGCGGGCCGCAAACGAGAGGCGAACCTTCGGCTATGCCCGGGCAGAAACGGTTGGCGCCCTCATCAACCTCACGACATTGATCATGATCGGCCTCTATCCGCTCGCTTTGCGGCGGGCTAGAAAAACTTCTGGGTTGTTGCAAATGCTTCCTACAACCATTGTCAACTCGTTGATTCGGTTGACCTTTTGTGAAAACCTCAGTAGGTAG
- a CDS encoding rhodanese-like domain-containing protein, translating to MELLERMRIDSVTLLDVGPPGGFAAGHLPCAVNITLAELEDRQTDVPFDREVVAYCRGRYRMLSVDAVRVLQKQGYRARRLQEGLPEWRAAGLPVMQSGP from the coding sequence GTGGAGCTGCTGGAGCGCATGCGGATCGACAGCGTGACCTTGCTGGACGTGGGGCCTCCTGGCGGGTTCGCTGCCGGCCATCTTCCATGTGCTGTCAACATCACGCTGGCCGAGCTTGAGGATAGGCAGACAGATGTTCCATTCGACCGCGAAGTGGTTGCTTACTGCCGCGGGCGGTACCGCATGCTCAGCGTCGACGCGGTCCGTGTGCTGCAGAAGCAGGGCTACCGCGCTCGTCGACTGCAAGAAGGGCTACCAGAATGGCGGGCCGCAGGTCTACCTGTCATGCAGTCAGGTCCTTGA
- a CDS encoding flavin-containing monooxygenase, translating to MTEQIDVLIVGGGQAGLAASYRLAQAGVSHPVVDASAKVGDSWRHRYHSLTLFTPRRLSSLPGLPLYGDPEAYAGRLEFADYLQSYAETNRLPLMSGTRVVRLECDNAGAFVAELGNGATVRSQAVLVCTGGFQQAIIPEVASRFGSNVAQLTVSTYRSPQSIGTGPVLVVGDGASGRDIAVELAATHDVLLATGKPRRLFPQRVLGISTWMLMDRVGLLSVSSRSPIGRIMMATDPFPDRGRSLAALRGQGVNIRSRLVDASDRTAIFADGSRADVASVIWAVGYRNDDSWIEVPAGKPGLQFLGRPWQRNRASALILGADRDSKVVVKNLLQHLDQP from the coding sequence ATGACGGAGCAGATCGACGTCCTGATCGTCGGGGGCGGCCAAGCCGGTTTGGCCGCTTCCTACCGTCTCGCACAGGCTGGCGTGTCGCACCCGGTGGTCGATGCGTCTGCCAAAGTAGGCGACAGCTGGCGACACCGCTATCATAGCCTGACCCTGTTCACGCCGCGGCGCCTGAGCTCGCTGCCAGGCCTGCCGCTTTATGGCGACCCCGAAGCCTATGCAGGACGACTCGAGTTCGCCGACTACCTCCAGTCCTACGCCGAAACGAATCGTCTCCCGCTGATGAGCGGAACCCGGGTGGTTCGATTGGAGTGCGACAATGCCGGCGCGTTCGTCGCCGAGCTGGGCAACGGCGCCACTGTGCGCAGCCAAGCCGTCCTGGTCTGCACGGGCGGTTTCCAGCAGGCGATCATCCCAGAGGTGGCGTCGCGGTTCGGGTCCAACGTCGCCCAGCTCACAGTATCCACCTATCGATCGCCGCAGAGCATCGGAACGGGCCCAGTGTTGGTGGTCGGCGACGGCGCGTCGGGCCGGGACATCGCTGTCGAGCTGGCGGCCACCCATGACGTGCTGCTCGCTACCGGCAAGCCCCGTCGCTTGTTCCCGCAGCGTGTGCTCGGTATCAGCACCTGGATGCTGATGGATCGGGTGGGGCTGCTGTCTGTCTCATCTCGATCGCCCATCGGCAGGATAATGATGGCCACCGATCCCTTTCCGGACCGCGGGCGCAGCTTGGCCGCCCTGCGCGGTCAAGGCGTGAACATCCGCTCTCGCCTTGTGGACGCATCGGATCGTACTGCCATCTTCGCGGACGGCAGCCGTGCCGACGTCGCGTCGGTGATCTGGGCGGTCGGCTATCGGAACGACGACAGCTGGATAGAAGTGCCAGCGGGCAAGCCGGGGCTGCAGTTCCTTGGCCGTCCATGGCAGCGGAATCGGGCATCGGCCCTGATCCTCGGTGCCGATAGAGACTCAAAGGTCGTGGTGAAGAACCTACTTCAACATCTCGATCAGCCGTGA
- a CDS encoding ZIP family metal transporter, which translates to MDNLWLIIGLSLLPGLGNLAGGIVAELVRTTPRLLNITLHAASGIVIGVVAIELMPEALENLAGWWIAASFAAGGAAYIGTEMLIERISSARSGGSSMWMIYVAVAIDLSGDGLMIGTGSAVAISLAIVLAAGQTLADFPEGYSVVANLREKGIPRSRRIAVAISFPLYCLGMALIAWFLLRDAPDAAKYVALSFVAGLLTVAAVEDMLEEAHEAKADSRSSTFAFVGGFALFALVSAGLETALGQEAARETGSAVQLVEENIHHAA; encoded by the coding sequence ATGGACAACCTGTGGCTCATCATCGGGCTTTCCCTCCTGCCGGGCCTCGGAAATCTTGCCGGCGGCATAGTGGCCGAGCTCGTGCGGACCACGCCGAGGCTGCTCAACATTACCCTGCACGCGGCTTCGGGTATCGTCATCGGTGTCGTCGCGATCGAGCTGATGCCGGAAGCGCTCGAGAACCTCGCTGGGTGGTGGATTGCCGCATCGTTTGCGGCAGGTGGCGCGGCCTATATCGGCACTGAAATGCTGATCGAGCGCATCTCATCCGCACGCAGCGGCGGCAGTTCGATGTGGATGATCTACGTCGCCGTCGCGATCGACCTCTCCGGTGATGGACTGATGATCGGCACTGGCTCGGCGGTCGCCATCTCCCTTGCGATCGTTCTTGCCGCCGGACAGACACTCGCTGACTTTCCGGAGGGCTACTCCGTCGTCGCGAACTTACGGGAGAAGGGGATTCCGCGCAGTCGGCGCATCGCCGTCGCTATCTCTTTTCCGCTCTACTGCCTCGGTATGGCGCTGATTGCTTGGTTCCTGCTGCGGGACGCGCCGGACGCGGCCAAATACGTCGCGCTGAGCTTTGTCGCCGGATTGCTCACGGTCGCGGCAGTCGAGGACATGCTCGAGGAGGCCCATGAAGCGAAGGCCGACTCGCGCAGTTCGACGTTCGCCTTCGTCGGGGGCTTCGCGCTCTTTGCTCTTGTCTCTGCCGGCCTCGAGACGGCTCTGGGCCAGGAAGCGGCACGTGAGACTGGTTCCGCGGTACAGCTCGTCGAAGAGAACATCCATCATGCCGCATGA
- a CDS encoding thrombospondin type 3 repeat-containing protein, translated as MKRANTLAVSALALVTALMLSHGAYAAGVDTDGDGIPDASEVLLGTDPMNPDTDGDGIDDLQDTAPVSLADPTPQTGAPAPFAIKEALVENNYDYAAKKDAPDHLELLVTNSTAAEIKDFSLYLTVKDADSGATETYFKPLPGFTVPASGEARVHLDDGAMAGHFRDNPNGIYHSTQSAKVMTFELAVAGFAPVRVDVNKDKGGAETAD; from the coding sequence ATGAAACGCGCCAACACCCTTGCCGTCTCTGCACTTGCTCTGGTCACCGCCCTCATGCTCTCGCACGGCGCCTACGCCGCCGGGGTCGACACCGACGGCGACGGCATCCCGGACGCCTCCGAAGTCCTGCTCGGGACCGACCCGATGAATCCCGACACGGATGGTGACGGTATCGATGACCTGCAGGATACGGCGCCAGTGTCCCTCGCGGATCCGACGCCCCAGACGGGTGCTCCTGCCCCGTTCGCCATCAAAGAGGCGCTGGTCGAGAACAACTATGATTACGCCGCCAAGAAGGACGCCCCTGACCACCTCGAACTCCTGGTGACCAACAGCACCGCAGCGGAGATCAAGGACTTCAGCCTCTATCTGACGGTAAAGGATGCCGACAGCGGCGCAACCGAGACTTATTTCAAGCCCCTGCCAGGGTTTACGGTGCCCGCGTCTGGGGAGGCACGCGTCCATCTCGACGACGGAGCCATGGCCGGCCACTTCCGCGACAACCCAAACGGCATCTATCACTCCACCCAGAGCGCCAAGGTCATGACCTTCGAGCTCGCGGTCGCCGGCTTCGCTCCGGTCCGTGTAGACGTGAACAAGGACAAGGGGGGCGCCGAAACCGCCGACTGA
- a CDS encoding DedA family protein, translating into MQATFQSIVVFLEQNPTLAILVTFLAAGSESLVVVGAFIPGTALILALGTAAGLGYLPIWPLLFAATAGAVLGDGLSYWIGHSQRSRISVVWPFSTRPDILAVGEVFFAKYGWTGIVIARFLPGVRAIVPVVAGTSGMKPLPFYAANIGSALLWAPAHLLPAAFAGFGLSSLNRIDPRTEIELVVGAVVLSLAVWGVHRARGRILRFLVVLYRRFRGFASDEEEAGGGLAVENDGTQDDIIRPPAASEQVRDRN; encoded by the coding sequence GTGCAAGCTACGTTTCAGTCCATTGTCGTCTTTCTTGAGCAGAACCCGACGCTCGCCATCCTTGTCACCTTCCTTGCTGCCGGCTCGGAATCCCTGGTCGTCGTGGGCGCGTTCATTCCTGGAACAGCGCTAATCTTGGCGCTCGGCACGGCAGCGGGCCTCGGCTACCTGCCAATCTGGCCCCTGTTGTTTGCCGCAACGGCGGGCGCGGTGCTCGGCGACGGGCTCTCGTATTGGATCGGGCATTCGCAACGCAGCAGGATCTCTGTTGTCTGGCCGTTCTCCACGCGCCCGGACATCCTTGCGGTGGGTGAAGTCTTCTTCGCCAAGTACGGCTGGACGGGCATCGTCATTGCCCGCTTCCTTCCCGGGGTCCGAGCGATTGTGCCAGTTGTCGCCGGGACCAGTGGGATGAAGCCGCTGCCGTTCTACGCCGCCAACATCGGATCGGCCCTGTTATGGGCTCCGGCACATCTGCTACCCGCAGCGTTCGCCGGGTTCGGCCTGAGTTCGCTTAATCGTATCGACCCCCGGACGGAAATCGAGCTGGTCGTCGGTGCTGTGGTTTTGTCGCTGGCGGTATGGGGGGTGCACCGAGCACGGGGGCGAATACTGCGATTCTTGGTTGTGCTCTACCGGCGGTTCCGAGGTTTTGCGTCGGACGAGGAGGAAGCAGGCGGAGGCTTGGCCGTGGAGAACGATGGGACGCAAGATGACATCATTCGGCCACCAGCTGCATCGGAACAAGTTCGGGACCGAAATTGA
- a CDS encoding YnfA family protein, producing the protein MPIYATTALIYAGAALAEIVGCFSFWAWLRQGQSLLWLVVGIPSLIAFAWLLTLAPSEHAGRAYAAYGGVYIVGSLLWLWLAEGHVPDRWDLGGGALALVAAAVILFAPRG; encoded by the coding sequence ATGCCCATATACGCGACCACAGCCCTGATCTACGCGGGCGCCGCCCTGGCCGAAATCGTCGGCTGTTTCTCGTTTTGGGCATGGCTGCGCCAAGGCCAGTCGCTGCTGTGGCTGGTAGTGGGAATCCCATCGCTGATCGCCTTCGCCTGGCTCCTGACGTTGGCTCCTTCGGAGCATGCGGGCCGCGCCTATGCTGCGTATGGCGGTGTCTATATCGTAGGGTCGCTGCTCTGGCTTTGGTTGGCCGAAGGGCATGTGCCCGACCGGTGGGACTTGGGTGGAGGTGCACTGGCCTTGGTGGCTGCGGCGGTCATCCTGTTCGCGCCAAGGGGCTAG
- a CDS encoding ABC transporter permease, protein MMGTTLANAPIRLLAAHSLATIARERTVALLALLFLVLVVVAAYLGWSATSTVNAIYLRSAEYMAAQGQPIPSNPVLDTSPLALLRNMATYVSLIGALAAIVVGHQLVAGDRKAGTMPLLGTRPLRSVDLGVAKALALVVAIAALVLFAAAINTATFLVLPEFHLDAGGWARLGGFYGTSALYLLVFGFLGMWFGASAKSETVGLLIPVTVWLTVTFVLPQITSNINPVAALNPVSALADAPASTFFQLTGWALGPFSLAEAYRLVSAQLLDFMPPTFIDRSAIPPLASLLIAVTALGGAAVAAVARMDMTKGDYDA, encoded by the coding sequence ATGATGGGCACCACCCTAGCAAACGCTCCCATCAGATTGCTTGCGGCGCATTCGCTGGCGACCATCGCCCGCGAACGTACCGTCGCGCTGCTGGCACTGCTCTTCCTCGTGCTCGTGGTAGTCGCGGCATATTTGGGTTGGTCGGCGACGTCCACCGTCAACGCGATCTACCTTCGCTCCGCCGAATACATGGCCGCACAGGGTCAGCCGATCCCGTCCAACCCTGTCCTCGACACCTCGCCGCTGGCTTTGTTGCGAAACATGGCCACCTATGTGTCCCTGATCGGGGCCCTTGCCGCGATCGTCGTAGGGCACCAGCTGGTCGCCGGCGACAGGAAGGCGGGGACGATGCCCCTCCTGGGAACCCGACCGCTGCGGTCCGTCGATCTGGGGGTGGCCAAGGCGCTCGCGTTGGTTGTCGCCATAGCCGCCCTCGTGCTCTTCGCCGCAGCCATCAACACCGCAACATTCCTGGTTCTCCCGGAGTTCCATCTGGATGCCGGCGGATGGGCCAGGCTTGGGGGCTTCTACGGGACCTCGGCGCTCTACCTGCTTGTTTTCGGCTTTCTCGGCATGTGGTTCGGGGCTTCCGCCAAATCGGAAACCGTGGGGCTGCTGATCCCCGTCACCGTCTGGCTCACCGTCACATTCGTGCTGCCGCAGATCACCTCCAACATCAATCCGGTCGCCGCCTTGAACCCGGTTTCGGCACTTGCCGACGCACCGGCGTCGACCTTCTTCCAGCTCACTGGATGGGCGCTCGGACCCTTTTCCCTCGCAGAGGCCTACCGACTGGTCTCCGCCCAGCTGCTCGACTTCATGCCGCCTACCTTCATCGATCGCTCCGCTATCCCGCCGCTTGCCTCGCTCTTGATCGCGGTGACGGCCCTCGGCGGGGCCGCGGTGGCCGCCGTCGCGCGCATGGACATGACCAAAGGAGACTATGATGCATGA
- a CDS encoding ABC transporter permease subunit — MHDLVQPVLTIAGKDIRDAVKDRFVILMTAFLLLASLVALAVAAIALKGDVATYVEAKAGLIALGKDASTIPDPAFYPLKLLRGFVEHVEIIGAIIGILIGYRAAASERGRQTLALIVTRPIAQWQFLAGKVLAGTAIISAGLVLAFVVAGAAVILISGVTLNPEDIVRLASVMSAAGLYALAFFLLGFVTALWAKKLPNALLLAFTVWLGFVLIAPQIGDTLDPDNQVAGGVFKQLQIAKPQQLEILQSFSTYETIRNGIEVASPTKHFERLSFAVLGIKDTYAGQPLMPILAEKTSDLVWLLAIALALGLLLFARRLDPNRLSKE, encoded by the coding sequence ATGCATGACCTCGTCCAACCCGTGTTGACGATCGCAGGCAAGGATATCCGCGACGCGGTGAAGGACCGCTTCGTCATCCTGATGACGGCTTTCCTGTTGCTCGCCTCCCTGGTCGCACTCGCGGTCGCAGCGATCGCCCTAAAGGGAGACGTGGCAACCTATGTCGAGGCAAAGGCAGGCCTTATTGCCCTGGGCAAGGACGCTTCCACCATACCGGACCCGGCCTTCTACCCGCTCAAGCTCCTGCGGGGCTTCGTCGAACACGTCGAGATCATCGGCGCCATCATCGGCATCCTGATCGGATACCGCGCCGCGGCCAGCGAACGCGGACGGCAGACGCTGGCGCTGATCGTAACCCGCCCGATCGCCCAGTGGCAGTTTCTAGCCGGCAAGGTTCTCGCGGGAACGGCGATCATCTCCGCGGGCCTCGTCCTGGCCTTCGTCGTGGCCGGCGCCGCGGTGATCCTGATTTCGGGCGTCACGCTAAACCCCGAGGACATCGTGCGGCTTGCGAGCGTCATGTCGGCGGCGGGCCTTTATGCGCTCGCGTTCTTTCTGCTCGGTTTCGTGACGGCGCTGTGGGCCAAGAAGCTGCCCAACGCGCTTCTCCTCGCCTTCACTGTTTGGCTCGGCTTCGTGCTGATCGCTCCACAGATCGGTGACACGCTCGACCCGGACAATCAGGTCGCTGGCGGCGTCTTCAAGCAGTTGCAGATCGCCAAGCCGCAGCAGCTCGAGATCCTCCAATCCTTTTCTACGTACGAAACCATCCGCAACGGGATCGAGGTGGCATCGCCCACCAAGCATTTCGAGCGGTTGAGCTTCGCCGTACTCGGCATCAAGGACACCTATGCGGGCCAACCCCTGATGCCGATCCTCGCCGAGAAAACCAGCGATCTCGTCTGGCTTCTGGCGATCGCCCTGGCGCTCGGCCTGCTCCTGTTCGCGCGCCGCCTCGACCCCAACCGTCTCTCAAAGGAATAG
- a CDS encoding cation diffusion facilitator family transporter, producing the protein MPHDHGHTHIDHKSGDRRVSVAIWANGLLTVAQIVGGILAGSLALIADALHNFSDMASLVIAFAARKIARRPADERMTFGYGRIEIVAALINYTTLILVGFYLIYEGGMRMIDPPEVQGWLVVMLGGVALAVDTLTALLTYSMQKGSVNIRALFLHNLSDALASVAVIVGGALIILYDLRWVDPAITIGIALYILYLAFTEIGGPIRTLMLGSPPDIDNDAVVNAVREVDGVADIHHAHLWQMEEHAAALDTHVVVEEKAWGRLEEIKRAIKRVLEEKFEITHSTLEFEREDQAHRNASLYGHGANRKEEKENVQGDDGPG; encoded by the coding sequence ATGCCGCATGATCACGGCCACACCCACATTGATCATAAGTCCGGCGATCGCCGGGTGTCCGTCGCGATCTGGGCGAATGGCCTCCTTACCGTGGCCCAGATCGTCGGTGGTATCCTCGCCGGCAGTCTCGCTCTAATCGCGGATGCGCTTCACAATTTCTCCGACATGGCCTCGCTGGTCATCGCCTTCGCCGCACGCAAGATCGCGCGGAGGCCGGCGGACGAAAGGATGACTTTCGGTTACGGCCGGATCGAGATCGTCGCCGCGTTGATCAACTACACCACCCTGATCCTCGTGGGCTTCTATCTGATCTACGAGGGCGGCATGCGGATGATCGATCCTCCCGAGGTGCAGGGCTGGCTGGTTGTCATGCTAGGGGGTGTTGCGTTGGCGGTGGACACGCTGACGGCGCTGCTTACCTACTCGATGCAGAAGGGCAGCGTTAACATCCGTGCTCTTTTCCTGCACAACCTGTCGGACGCGCTCGCTTCGGTCGCTGTGATCGTTGGTGGCGCGTTGATTATCCTTTACGATCTGCGCTGGGTTGATCCTGCCATTACGATCGGCATTGCCCTCTACATCCTGTATCTGGCTTTCACGGAGATCGGCGGCCCGATCCGGACACTGATGTTGGGCAGCCCGCCCGATATCGACAACGACGCTGTCGTGAACGCGGTTCGTGAGGTCGACGGAGTAGCCGACATCCATCACGCTCACCTCTGGCAAATGGAAGAACATGCCGCTGCACTCGATACGCACGTTGTCGTCGAGGAGAAGGCCTGGGGGCGTCTCGAAGAGATCAAGCGGGCGATCAAGCGCGTACTTGAGGAGAAGTTCGAGATCACTCACTCGACACTCGAGTTCGAGCGTGAGGATCAGGCCCATCGAAACGCCAGCCTCTATGGCCATGGCGCGAACCGGAAAGAGGAGAAGGAAAACGTTCAGGGAGACGATGGGCCAGGATGA
- a CDS encoding MerR family transcriptional regulator, which translates to MFNIGKLAKAAGVTTPTIRYYEEIGLLPAADRTESGQRVYGADDLERLTFIRRCRDFGFSIEQVRLLAGLSVSSDKDCREVGDIARLHLGEVQAKLKELKALERSLQRFVAQCDAVCCGGPGRECVVFKDLTA; encoded by the coding sequence ATGTTCAACATCGGTAAGCTGGCCAAGGCGGCTGGCGTCACCACGCCAACGATCCGATACTATGAAGAGATCGGCCTGCTCCCCGCCGCCGATCGCACAGAGAGCGGTCAGCGCGTCTATGGCGCCGACGATCTGGAGCGACTCACCTTCATCCGGCGCTGCCGGGACTTCGGCTTCAGCATAGAGCAGGTGCGGCTGCTGGCTGGCCTGTCGGTCAGCTCGGACAAGGACTGCCGCGAGGTCGGCGACATCGCCCGTCTCCACTTGGGAGAGGTGCAGGCCAAGCTTAAGGAACTCAAGGCACTCGAGCGCAGCCTTCAGCGCTTCGTAGCCCAGTGCGATGCGGTCTGCTGCGGCGGCCCAGGGCGTGAGTGCGTGGTGTTCAAGGACCTGACTGCATGA